DNA sequence from the Alkaliphilus metalliredigens QYMF genome:
TTGAATTGACTAACGTGAAATTTAAAGGAATTGATGATGCAATAGAAGATATGAAGGGAATAATAGCAGAAATCAATGAATCAGGGCAATCAATGGAAGTTAAAAAGGATGAGATTATAAGCATTATTGAAAACCTATCCGCTATATCAGAAGAAAATGCAGCAGGAACTGAGGAAGCTGCAGCTTCAGTGGAACAACAAACTGCAGCAATGGAAGAAATCGCTAATGGCAGTGATGCATTAGCACGCTTAGCCGAGGAAATGCAAGAGAGCATCGCTAAATTTAAGTGTTAAAATACAATCAGATTTTGACGATATACAAGAAAATAATTGATATATAGTAAAAACCTCTTGGGTTCATTAAATCCCAAGGGGCTTTTTACTTATGGGGTTCTCTAATAAGGATACTCCATGTAATGAGCAGTTTCTTCAGCTTGTTCTCTTCCTAACAGTCTTTCCACCACATATAAAGACATGTCAATCCCTGCAGAAATGCCGGCTGCAGTTAAAATCTTGCCATTGTCTACAAATCTCTCGGTTCCCGTAACTGTTAAGGTCGGTTCTAGTTCTTTCAGAAGCTCTAGGCATTGATGGTGGGTTGTTGCCTTTAATCCTTTCAAAAGTCCACATTGAGCGAGGATCAAAGCCCCTGTACATACAGATAGAACGAGCTCAGCTTCCACAGAAGTATTTTTCACCCAATCTAAAAGCGGTTTTTGATTAAGCACTTCTCTAGCCCCGACACCACCAGGAATAATTAAAATTTCGATTTCAGGGCAGTCTTCCATCACATAATGAGGGTTAATGCTAAGGCCATTAACCGCCAAAACAGGACCGGATTGTGCTGCAATCGTAAAGACCTGAAAGATTCCATCTCCGCTCCGTTGTCCCGTCACAGAAAAAACCTCGAAAGGCCCAGCAAAGTCTAAGGTTTCCATCTGATCAAATATAAAAATTCCCACATTTATCTTTTTCATTTTCATTCACTCCAATTCAACTGTTCTCACTAAGGAAGTGGCTATGATACTACTTCTATTATAGTATAGCAAAAAAATGAAAAGAAAGAAAAAAACAATTATCTATTAAGTAAAATCAGTTGTAGACTTTGATGCATTGAGAGGCCATGAATTGTTTCATTGAATGACAATGGATAATTTATATCCTATATTCCGCTGAATAGATTATAAATATTTATGATTTATTTCCTGAAAATTTTAATATTAAGTAGAACCCCTGATAAATGTATTTTCAGGAATTTGGAGATATTTCAACACTTTTTTCACAGCATCTTTAAGTGGCTTAACAAAACTACGCTCCCATGGTTTATCAGGATGGCAGATCACACGAATGCGAACTGAGTAGAAAGTATCATAGATTGCTCTATTTCTAAATAATATCGATAGCCTTGGATGTTTTTAGCATCAGCCTTTTGTGATGGTCTACCACGTCTACGACGTTCTTGGCTCGTTACTTCAAACGTGATGTCATGATACTTTACTTTCTTTAAATCCTTTAACTTAATTTTATCGATTTCATTAAGGGCATCTTCTTCGCAGGCAAATTCTCGTTTAGCAAAGGTTTTAGCTAATTTAGCTATTACTTCAGCTTCTTTACCTACTGCCTTTGTAACTGTTCTTTCTTTTGTTCCTATGAGGGATTCCGAATAACAAACGGCTAATTCTAGAGGATGCCCTTGATACTCACAAGTTTTTTCCATAAGCCTATAGGTTAATGTTTGTTCTCTAGCATTTTGAATCGTGGTCACTTTTAAGTCGGACAATTGATCAGCGGCCTGCTTAATAGCCGCTTTAGCTTCTAGTATATTATCAGGCATTCGAGTAATTAGCTTGATCTTCTTTTCAGAAGCTGCAGTCAGATTATCTTTTGTGAAAAGTGCACTGTCTGCGATGTAGTAAAAATTTTCTTTGCTGACATTTAAATTATCTAGGGTTTTATCTAATTTTTTCAAAGTATCTAGATTATACGTCTTATCATCTTTATTACCTGAAAGAACTTCAGCATCAACAACAATGCCCTCAGCACAGCCAACGCCATATTTAATCTGTTTTTTATCGTTTCGTTTATCTTTACTATGACCAAAATCCATTTTGATCACCCCCAGGGTACCTTCTGGTGTTTCATAGTCTCCCACATGACTTTTGAAGTCGTATCAAAATTGATGTTCTTTATTTGAATACCGTAAAGAGTGATTGCTTTTGCTGCAATTTGAGAAAATATTCTCCGACAACCGACTGCATGAAAAAGATCAAGAAATCCTCCAAAACGATCATCGTTGATTTGTTCTAATGAAATAGGCTGATGGAAAAGTCCTTCAATGTCCTTGTCTTCATAGTATTCTTTAAGTCTATAGACAGGATGATGATCATCGCACATGTTTACCATCATCATGGCAAGAACACCATATGGAATTTCCTCGGGTCTACCCGTAGGGCTTGAAAGCGCAGTATTAATCAATACCGGCACACCAAGTGCTTCACATAGAGCTACAATAAAACCTTCTTTACCAACGTTATATGTTTCAACGATACTAGGATCAACCATCATGAGAACCTCCTGAAATATATTCTTATGATGGTATTTCGACGCAAAATTGAAAAATCCTTTTTGGAAATTTGTTACACTTTAATTCCGTTTTTTCTAATTTAAGTTAAGTGGAATGTAGGTTATAAGGTATTATAATATTGCCTCCTTAGACAGAATTTTAAGAATAATTATAAATTGTTTGTGCCTAGAAGTCCAGTCTTATATTTTGTCTATATATTACATTTGCTTATTTTTGCTTGCGAAATGCAGGATTATTGAAGAGAGGTTCAAGGTTTATTGAGGATGATATTCATACTGTTAAGAGTATGAAATCAACATACGAAAAATTCAACAAAGCCGAAAAAGATTTTAAACACATTAACAAGCACATGAGAGATACTTACTTTGATGGCAGGCCGTTAGATGAAGGGCTGTCAAGATCAATGAGTGCCTTAAGCGGACTGGGCATGGCCGTAGTTACTGGTGGTCTAAACGCATCAAGCTCTGAGCTACAATATAATACAGCTCTTAAAGAGAAAAACAAAAAGAAGTAACACCTACTGAACATAAATAGACATCCTAGAGTAAAAACTAGGATGTCTATTTATGTTGTAGCCTTAAGTTTAGTCATTATCCATCCAAAAATGATCTAAAGGTCTTGGCCTACCATATACACTTATATCAACCAAAACAGCGATAGAATGAGTATCGCCTTTGTTAGCTAACATTAATTTGTTTCTATCCTCTTCCCACATAAAGAAACCAGAGTTATCGACTTTGTATGGTATCTGATTTTTAATCGCTACATTTTCAAGATAGTTAAACGTAATAAAGAACTGCTCTCTAGAATAGTCATCTATACTTCTGAA
Encoded proteins:
- a CDS encoding IS1634 family transposase; the protein is MGDYETPEGTLGVIKMDFGHSKDKRNDKKQIKYGVGCAEGIVVDAEVLSGNKDDKTYNLDTLKKLDKTLDNLNVSKENFYYIADSALFTKDNLTAASEKKIKLITRMPDNILEAKAAIKQAADQLSDLKVTTIQNAREQTLTYRLMEKTCEYQGHPLELAVCYSESLIGTKERTVTKAVGKEAEVIAKLAKTFAKREFACEEDALNEIDKIKLKDLKKVKYHDITFEVTSQERRRRGRPSQKADAKNIQGYRYYLEIEQSMILSTQFAFV
- a CDS encoding DUF4277 domain-containing protein; translated protein: MMVDPSIVETYNVGKEGFIVALCEALGVPVLINTALSSPTGRPEEIPYGVLAMMMVNMCDDHHPVYRLKEYYEDKDIEGLFHQPISLEQINDDRFGGFLDLFHAVGCRRIFSQIAAKAITLYGIQIKNINFDTTSKVMWETMKHQKVPWG
- a CDS encoding methyl-accepting chemotaxis protein — encoded protein: MERFGNYYGKLFAKISPKTLASYTRAGDAGKGFAVVADEIRKLAEQSSAFTEEIATIIKELTDKTGNAVKTMQEVGKITKSQTESVELTNVKFKGIDDAIEDMKGIIAEINESGQSMEVKKDEIISIIENLSAISEENAAGTEEAAASVEQQTAAMEEIANGSDALARLAEEMQESIAKFKC
- a CDS encoding DJ-1/PfpI family protein, producing MKKINVGIFIFDQMETLDFAGPFEVFSVTGQRSGDGIFQVFTIAAQSGPVLAVNGLSINPHYVMEDCPEIEILIIPGGVGAREVLNQKPLLDWVKNTSVEAELVLSVCTGALILAQCGLLKGLKATTHHQCLELLKELEPTLTVTGTERFVDNGKILTAAGISAGIDMSLYVVERLLGREQAEETAHYMEYPY